Proteins encoded together in one uncultured Desulfosarcina sp. window:
- a CDS encoding LemA family protein yields MKAFDHIEKMREQGILSTEQARMLSDSVKESNQRKTGRQPAEPKNTQKPSTKGFLIVSGFLLLFIFAVLVFSTGNKPLFFLLLLVLITFGCLAVVLLVMFNTLAWKKEGIARTLALMVNEMDRKDSLVPQIWECIGKFSTHESGIHEKVTLERSQSAGKSAGGDRESDRSSSAIEALVEDYPEIKSDRNFQQLFDQLVETENRITAITKWHNHNAGNYNGLLETFPFSAVALIFSFDKATYC; encoded by the coding sequence ATGAAAGCGTTCGATCATATTGAAAAAATGCGGGAGCAGGGGATTCTGAGCACGGAGCAGGCCCGGATGCTCAGCGACTCCGTAAAGGAATCCAATCAGCGAAAGACCGGACGACAACCCGCTGAACCGAAAAACACCCAGAAACCTTCAACAAAAGGATTTCTGATTGTGTCCGGCTTTCTCCTTCTCTTCATCTTTGCCGTTTTAGTATTCAGCACCGGGAATAAGCCTCTGTTTTTCCTGTTGCTATTGGTGCTCATCACATTCGGGTGCCTGGCGGTGGTACTGCTTGTCATGTTCAATACCCTGGCCTGGAAAAAAGAAGGGATTGCGCGAACCCTCGCGCTGATGGTCAATGAAATGGATCGAAAGGATTCCCTGGTCCCCCAGATCTGGGAATGCATCGGCAAATTTTCGACACATGAGTCCGGCATCCACGAAAAAGTGACGCTTGAGCGCTCCCAATCGGCCGGGAAATCCGCCGGTGGTGATCGGGAATCGGATCGCTCCTCATCTGCCATTGAAGCCCTGGTAGAAGATTATCCCGAAATCAAATCCGATCGGAATTTTCAGCAGTTGTTCGATCAACTGGTGGAGACCGAAAATCGGATTACCGCCATCACGAAATGGCATAACCACAATGCGGGCAATTACAACGGACTGCTTGAAACCTTCCCGTTTTCCGCTGTCGCCCTGATTTTTTCTTTTGACAAGGCAACCTATTGTTAA
- a CDS encoding deoxyribodipyrimidine photo-lyase → MHIDPERIAALNDRPIQKGGWVLYWMQQSQRVYDNPALETAIFHANRLNLPVRVIFILTDRYPEANLRHYRFMLEGLAQTREQLARRRIGMQVIKGDDPQAALTPLLKKAALLVCDVGYTRHQRTWRRAVSQSCHCGALAVEGDVVVPVAVTSPKAEYAARTIRPKIHRRLERFLAPCPRYRPEHPSDENSWPGLDLADIDGIIEGLDLDHSVPAASVFFKGGPEEARKRLQDFISRRLARYTRNRNQPQTDDISHMSLYLHFGQISPVALALAIRDASTGAQEDRDAYLEELIVRRELAVNFVHYTPDYDQYTCLPAWARKSLAEHATDIRPIAYDRQTLEAGRTHDPYWNAAMAEMRATGFMHNYMRMYWGKKVLEWSPSPQEAYDTLLFLNNRYFIDGRDPNSFAGVGWVFGLHDRAWFQRDIFGKVRYMAASGLERKCDIQAYVEKVAALCRKADRSQY, encoded by the coding sequence ATGCACATCGATCCCGAGCGCATTGCCGCGCTCAATGACCGACCCATCCAAAAAGGCGGCTGGGTGCTGTACTGGATGCAGCAGTCCCAGCGGGTTTACGACAACCCGGCCCTGGAAACCGCCATTTTCCATGCCAACCGCCTGAATCTGCCGGTACGCGTCATTTTCATCCTCACCGACCGCTATCCGGAAGCCAATCTGCGGCACTACCGCTTCATGCTGGAAGGTCTTGCACAAACCCGTGAGCAGCTGGCCCGCCGTCGAATCGGCATGCAGGTGATCAAAGGCGACGATCCCCAAGCGGCGCTCACCCCCCTGCTGAAAAAAGCAGCGCTGCTGGTCTGCGATGTGGGCTACACGCGCCATCAGCGAACCTGGCGCCGGGCCGTTTCGCAGTCCTGCCACTGCGGCGCCCTTGCTGTTGAAGGGGATGTGGTCGTGCCGGTGGCCGTCACCTCGCCCAAGGCCGAGTATGCGGCCCGGACCATCCGGCCCAAGATTCACCGCCGCCTGGAACGCTTTCTGGCCCCCTGCCCCCGCTACCGTCCCGAACACCCATCGGATGAAAATTCATGGCCGGGGCTGGACCTGGCCGACATCGACGGCATTATAGAGGGGCTCGATCTCGACCATTCCGTGCCTGCCGCCTCGGTTTTCTTCAAAGGAGGCCCCGAAGAAGCCCGCAAGCGTCTGCAGGATTTCATCTCCCGTCGTCTGGCCCGCTACACGCGCAACCGCAACCAGCCCCAGACCGACGACATCTCCCATATGAGCCTCTACCTGCACTTCGGCCAGATCTCGCCGGTGGCCCTGGCCCTGGCCATCCGCGATGCATCCACCGGTGCCCAGGAGGACCGGGACGCCTACCTGGAAGAGTTGATCGTGCGCCGGGAGCTGGCCGTCAATTTCGTCCATTATACACCGGACTACGACCAATACACCTGCCTGCCCGCCTGGGCCCGGAAAAGCCTGGCCGAACATGCCACGGACATACGCCCGATTGCCTACGACCGGCAGACCCTGGAGGCGGGCCGGACCCACGATCCCTACTGGAATGCCGCCATGGCCGAGATGCGCGCCACCGGATTCATGCACAATTACATGCGCATGTACTGGGGCAAAAAAGTCCTGGAGTGGTCCCCATCGCCCCAGGAGGCCTACGACACGCTGCTTTTCCTCAACAACCGGTACTTCATCGACGGCCGCGACCCCAATTCCTTTGCCGGCGTAGGCTGGGTTTTCGGGCTGCACGACCGCGCCTGGTTCCAGCGGGATATTTTCGGCAAGGTGCGCTACATGGCTGCCTCGGGCCTCGAGCGCAAGTGCGACATCCAGGCCTACGTCGAAAAGGTGGCGGCCCTTTGCCGCAAGGCCGACCGGTCTCAATACTGA
- a CDS encoding TPM domain-containing protein codes for MRIFIVVVLAGLLACSGEHPFDLEKIIKQRPDDDRRIFDYVGLMQDVTESTDLYLSTIRDRYHIEILIAAVPSLQEKYSVNQAAAKLFSNWDIGRDNQGRGILLLLVDDTKEVKLEVGLELEDVFTDMFTGYIEDLQLQPRFAAGELEIGLIAVMEELEARSQVKYRGGYTPADIDRLDTEYLSQGAGARRDLDEDFQQVQFSGAVNNDYPAGQTPDEAWKTMIRRWQEKVRDPYVGVITPLARLTYRDFTNMPDSRFEKEFRTYANKSYEIRREGDYAVVWFGRKKGWDNSPFLLCRTSEGWQFDLVHQRRFIRMGPAPEWGVEFSEHPHMGLLMDAFQYKGQDIPLEGDDLYTIGRDVELANRILKKEASYQANPEDFDALITLGRLYTIVSMSRKGIALLKKARAENPDDPRPYKYLAIAHVNAHYQYDTALNMLEEYLKRAPGDAFGYNFMGYICYRKKEYKEAADAFERALALKPDNCYAHFYLAYTYAWLYSESLKLDPRRDTYKNRFYHHRDRTRTYQDSHPLRVMNLNQWLDAKK; via the coding sequence ATGCGAATCTTTATTGTTGTGGTGTTGGCAGGGCTGCTCGCCTGTTCAGGGGAGCACCCGTTCGACCTTGAAAAGATCATCAAACAACGACCGGATGACGACAGACGGATTTTCGATTATGTGGGACTCATGCAGGACGTCACCGAGTCCACTGATTTGTACCTGAGCACCATCCGTGATCGCTACCATATTGAAATCCTCATCGCCGCCGTGCCGTCACTGCAAGAGAAATACTCGGTGAACCAGGCCGCAGCAAAACTCTTTAGCAATTGGGATATCGGGAGAGACAATCAGGGCCGGGGAATTCTTCTGCTGCTGGTGGACGACACCAAAGAGGTCAAGCTGGAGGTCGGTCTGGAACTGGAAGATGTCTTCACGGATATGTTTACGGGATATATCGAAGACCTGCAATTGCAGCCGCGTTTTGCCGCCGGAGAATTGGAAATCGGCCTGATTGCCGTGATGGAGGAACTGGAAGCCCGCTCCCAGGTCAAATACCGGGGAGGGTATACGCCGGCGGACATCGATCGGCTGGATACCGAATACCTGTCCCAGGGAGCCGGTGCGCGTCGGGATCTGGACGAGGACTTCCAGCAGGTTCAATTTTCGGGAGCCGTCAACAACGATTACCCTGCCGGACAAACGCCCGATGAGGCTTGGAAAACCATGATCCGGCGCTGGCAGGAAAAGGTGCGCGATCCCTATGTCGGCGTGATCACACCCCTGGCCCGGCTCACTTACCGCGACTTTACCAACATGCCGGACTCCCGTTTTGAAAAAGAGTTCCGGACCTACGCCAACAAATCTTATGAAATCCGTCGTGAAGGCGATTACGCGGTGGTCTGGTTCGGCAGGAAAAAAGGATGGGACAATTCCCCCTTTCTTTTGTGCCGGACTTCCGAGGGATGGCAATTCGATCTGGTCCATCAGCGCCGTTTCATCCGCATGGGACCGGCCCCGGAATGGGGGGTGGAGTTTTCCGAACATCCGCATATGGGGCTTTTAATGGATGCTTTTCAGTATAAGGGGCAGGACATCCCGCTGGAAGGAGACGATCTTTACACCATCGGACGGGATGTTGAACTGGCCAACCGGATTCTGAAAAAGGAGGCCTCGTACCAGGCCAATCCGGAGGACTTCGATGCGCTCATTACCCTGGGAAGGCTGTACACCATCGTATCCATGAGCCGCAAGGGCATCGCCCTGCTGAAAAAAGCCCGGGCTGAAAATCCCGACGATCCCCGGCCGTATAAATATCTCGCCATCGCCCACGTCAATGCGCATTACCAGTACGATACGGCCCTGAACATGCTTGAGGAATATCTGAAACGCGCCCCCGGCGATGCATTCGGCTACAACTTCATGGGCTACATTTGCTATCGAAAAAAAGAATACAAAGAGGCGGCAGATGCTTTCGAACGGGCCCTCGCCTTAAAACCGGACAATTGCTATGCACATTTCTATTTGGCCTACACGTATGCATGGCTTTATAGCGAGTCTCTCAAGCTCGATCCGCGTCGAGACACATACAAAAACCGCTTTTACCACCATCGGGACCGGACACGAACCTACCAGGACAGCCACCCCTTGAGGGTGATGAATCTCAACCAGTGGCTGGATGCAAAGAAATAG
- a CDS encoding prenyltransferase: protein MKNLLLWIMETRPQFLTLSVVLAFLGTAIAWYYGPVNFGYALLAGFGLMLTHGSVNAINDYFDYKSGIDLNVERTPFSGGSGLVPEGKLPLNQTLWVGTVTFVVALLIGIFFIAIKGWLLLPLIVAAALCLVLYTPVILKTPWPEWSPGLGLGILPILGFYFVQAGRYDWVVLIASVPSGILVHNLLLLNEFPDVEADRKGGRKTTPVLFGMDAAARLFSIATMAVYGWIIACVLATFVLGRVVMPVYCLIALLGLPWAVKAMRGSKEYRDRGRLIPAMADNVTFILLTHVLLGVGYILEKLFPLF, encoded by the coding sequence ATGAAGAATCTGCTGCTGTGGATCATGGAAACGAGGCCCCAGTTCCTTACGCTTTCGGTCGTGCTTGCCTTTCTCGGGACTGCAATCGCCTGGTACTATGGCCCCGTCAATTTCGGGTACGCCCTGCTGGCCGGCTTCGGCCTGATGCTGACCCATGGCAGCGTCAACGCCATCAACGATTATTTCGATTACAAAAGCGGCATCGACCTGAACGTCGAGCGGACCCCCTTCAGCGGTGGCAGCGGGCTCGTGCCCGAGGGTAAACTCCCGTTGAACCAGACCCTCTGGGTGGGAACGGTCACCTTCGTGGTTGCCCTGCTGATCGGCATCTTTTTTATCGCCATAAAGGGCTGGCTGTTGCTGCCGCTTATCGTTGCAGCCGCCCTGTGCCTGGTCCTCTACACGCCGGTGATTCTGAAAACGCCCTGGCCCGAATGGTCGCCGGGGCTGGGGTTGGGCATCCTGCCGATCCTGGGCTTTTATTTTGTCCAGGCCGGCAGGTATGACTGGGTGGTCCTGATTGCCTCGGTTCCCAGCGGCATCCTGGTGCACAACCTGCTCCTGCTCAACGAATTTCCGGATGTCGAGGCCGACAGGAAGGGCGGCCGGAAAACCACCCCGGTCCTGTTCGGCATGGATGCCGCGGCCAGGTTATTCAGCATCGCCACCATGGCGGTGTATGGCTGGATTATCGCCTGTGTGCTGGCAACCTTTGTACTCGGCAGGGTGGTCATGCCGGTATATTGCCTGATTGCACTGCTTGGCCTGCCATGGGCCGTTAAAGCCATGCGGGGATCAAAGGAATATCGCGACAGGGGCAGACTGATTCCAGCCATGGCGGACAACGTAACGTTTATTCTGCTCACCCATGTTCTTTTGGGAGTCGGCTATATCCTGGAAAAGCTGTTTCCACTATTCTGA
- a CDS encoding LemA family protein, with protein sequence MNTKITLLLAASFIAIVAIFGVALILVHNGIVDADKRVEEAEAQIGAVCQRRLDLMPNLIETVKAYAAHEKSVLTAVTEARAHAQNTLDRLAKDGYTPETMKALETSQAQVTSSIRGIFALVENYPDLKASTNFLALQDQFEGTENRISVARQRFNSAVRSYNSKIEKFPGVLIAPIFGYQEAEYFEAKEEAYEPVKAKF encoded by the coding sequence ATGAATACCAAGATTACCCTGTTGCTGGCGGCATCGTTTATCGCAATCGTTGCGATTTTCGGCGTGGCACTCATACTGGTTCACAACGGCATCGTGGATGCGGACAAACGCGTGGAGGAGGCCGAGGCTCAGATCGGCGCCGTTTGTCAGCGGCGTCTGGACCTGATGCCGAATCTGATTGAAACCGTCAAGGCATATGCGGCCCACGAAAAGAGTGTCCTGACGGCGGTAACCGAGGCCCGGGCCCATGCCCAGAACACGTTGGACCGACTTGCCAAAGATGGATATACCCCTGAGACCATGAAGGCCCTTGAGACCTCCCAGGCCCAGGTGACCTCGTCCATCCGAGGCATCTTTGCACTTGTGGAAAACTACCCCGACCTGAAAGCCTCCACCAATTTCTTAGCCTTGCAGGACCAGTTCGAAGGAACGGAAAATCGGATTTCCGTTGCCAGACAGCGGTTTAACAGTGCGGTTCGTTCTTACAATTCAAAAATTGAAAAATTTCCCGGAGTCCTCATCGCTCCCATTTTCGGCTACCAGGAAGCCGAGTATTTCGAAGCTAAAGAAGAGGCCTATGAACCGGTCAAAGCGAAATTTTAG
- a CDS encoding DUF2089 family protein: MNIDHCPLCGGSMKVQKLKCLQCEISIEGEFFTSPILSLSEDEQLFIELFVLNSGSLKKMADIMQVTYPTIRSRLNAIIRKMKQVSGDQDTYKQKILQKVEEGKLSPESAANIIRNL; the protein is encoded by the coding sequence ATGAATATCGATCATTGTCCGCTTTGTGGCGGCAGCATGAAAGTGCAGAAACTCAAATGCCTCCAATGCGAGATCAGTATCGAGGGTGAATTTTTCACGTCTCCGATTCTTTCGCTTTCGGAAGACGAACAGCTTTTTATCGAACTTTTCGTGCTCAACAGCGGCAGCCTGAAAAAAATGGCAGACATCATGCAAGTCACCTATCCGACCATTCGTTCCCGGCTGAACGCCATTATCCGGAAGATGAAGCAGGTTTCCGGCGATCAGGATACCTATAAGCAAAAAATACTTCAGAAAGTGGAAGAGGGGAAGCTCAGTCCCGAAAGTGCGGCCAATATCATTCGAAATCTGTAA